A segment of the Xylanivirga thermophila genome:
CTGTGGCCTTATGCGGTATTAGCAAGTGTTTCCACCTGTTATCCCCCTGTACAAGGCAGGTTGCTCACGCGTTACTCACCCGTCCGCCGCTAGGTTTAAGGTGTTAGCAAGCTAACTCCCTATCCCTCGCTCGACTTGCATGTGTTAGGCACGCCGCCAGCGTTCGTCCTGAGCCAGGATCAAACTCTCAATTTAAAAGTTTATCCTTAACTCATAAGAATCGACTTATGGCTGTTTTTTTCTTTGCACTGTCTAGTTTTCAAGGTCCAATTTCCTGCCGCCATCAAAATGATGACTTTACTATCTTAGCAAACTGTTCGATTTTTGTCAACACCTTTTTTTATTTTGGTATCGGCCGTTCATCAAACAGCTTAATTATAATAGCACGTCTTTTATACTCTGTCAACATTAATCTTAAAAAAAATCTACAATTCGTAATATAAATTATACTTATATAAAACTTACACTACTTAAAGGAGCATAGCGAGCATACTATTAAGCTTGTACTATACCCCTATGTGATCTTCAATCTTATATTGTTTATATTATATCAAATTATAAATTAGAGTTTTTAAAACATTGCTAAAGATTTTATAAATGCTTATTTAAAAAATCTCTTGAACTTTTCTACCTTTAGTATACAAGCTATATCCTCTATAAAATCACAATTTTCTATTGCCTTTAATGCTGCATCAAGATTGGTTCGTTCCACCTTGTGGGTAACAAAAACCAATGGAACCGATTTTTCACCATGTCCCTGTTGTACTACCGATGCAAGGCTTATGCCATATTTACCAAAGGTAGTACTTATCATACCTAAAACGCCCGGTTCATCGGCTACCTGAAAACGAATATAGTACTCACCTTTTCCTTCTCCAACCGCTTCAAGATCTCCATTATATTTTCGTCTTTTAATCACCCTATCATTATTTTCATCCATATCATCTATAATATACATTATATCGGAAAGTACTGCACTGCCTGTAGGAAGAGAACCTGCCCCCTTCCCATACAGCATTAAATCTCCTACTGCATCTCCCCTTATAAATAGGGCATTAAATTCATCGCTTACTGCTGCTAAAGGATGATTAGAAGGTACCAGTGCTGGATGTACATATAGCTCAAGCTTTTTATCAACCTTTTTTACCTTGGATAGAAGCTTTACAGTATAACCCAATTGCCTCGCATATTCTATTTCCATTTCAGTAACATTGGTAATACCATGGGTCGGAATTTTCTCTGGGGATACCTGTACTCCAAACGCAATAGATGTAAGTATGGAAAGTTTAAATGCCGCATCCTCTCCTTCAATATCCGATGATGGATCCGCTTCAGCATATCCCATATCTTGGGCTTGTTTTAGAGCCTCATCAAAGCTCATACCACGAGTGGTCATCTGGGTTAGTATATAATTTGTAGTACCATTTATGATTCCAGTTATTTCTTCTATATTATTCGCCGCTAAATCCTTATTAAGGGTGTTTATTATAGGTATACCACCTGCTACGCTGGCTTCGTATCTAAGCTCCCGCCCAGCCTCATTGGCAAGATGCAAAAGTTCTCTTCCCCTAGTAGCCATAACAGCCTTGTTTGCAGTGACTACATGCTTACCATTTTTAAGGCTTTCTTTGATATATTGAAATGCCGGCTGTATACCACCCATTAGCTCCACCACAATATCTATATCATCATCTGAAATTATCTCATCAATATTGTCTGTAAAAATACCATCCGGTACATCTATACTACGTTTTTTGTTTATATCTCTAACTAAAATCTTTTTTATTTCAACTTTGCGCCCAAGTATGCAATCCACCTTTGAGCCATTGTTCATTAGTATCTCCCATACTCCCATGCCTACATTGCCAAATCCCAAAATAGCTATATGTACATCTTTCATTTTAACCACCTAACCATCCTTTGTATATTTATACATCATTAATATATAGCAATATTATAATAGAAGAAAAGTTTTTAGGCAATAACCAATCTCATAAATCTCCTCTTCCCCACCTTAAGCACATCATTGTGCCTTATGAATACATCTTTGTGTCCTCTCACGGTTATGCCATTTATTTTGACACCACCTTGGGATATAATACGCCTGCCTTCGCTGGTACTGGAAACCAAACCTGCCATAACCATAAGCTTTGACATATCTACACTCCCATTTGTCATAATCTCCTTTGGCACTTCAAATACGGGCATATTAGCAGGAAGCTCTTTCCTTTGAACTACCATCTTAAAATATTCCTCCGCCTTCAATGCCTTATCCATATCATGATATAAGGATACTATCTCCCTCGCCAACTGCATCTTAACATCCATGGGATTTATGTTATGCCTACTCAATAACATTTTTTTATATACCAATTCATCCGGATGGATGTCCGTAGCCAATTCAAAATATTTGATAATAAGCTCATCTGGTATTGACATAACCTTGCCATACATATCTTCTGGCAATTCATCAATACCTATATAGTTGCCAAAGCTTTTACTCATTTTTTTCTCACCATCTATACCTTCCAATATGGGCATAAATATGGCTACCTGACTATCCTGTCCCAAATCCCTTTGTAGGCTTCTGCCCATAAGTATATTAAATTTCTGCTCTGTACCACCTAGTTCAATATCTGCATTTAATACCACCGAATCATATCCCTGTATAATCGGATAGAAAAATTCATGCATGGATATAGGCTCATGGGCTTCAAAGCGTCCCTTAAAATCCTCCCTCTCCATTATCTTAGCTACTGTACATTTAGATGATAATTCTATTACATCATGAAAACTCAACTTATCAAGCCACTCGCTGTTAAACCTTATTTCTGTCTTTTCCCTATCCAATATCTTAAACATCTGTTCCTTGTATGTTTTTGCATTTTTCATAACCTCTGCTCTAGATAATTGTTTTCTAGCCGTTGATCTACCGGTGGGATCCCCTATCATGCCGGTAAAATCACCTATGACTATAACCGCCCTATGCCCTAGATCCTGCATTTGTCTTATCTTCCTTAGCACCACGCTATGCCCTAAATGTATATCCGGCGCCGTAGGATCCAGACCAAGCTTTATAGTAAGGGGGCGCTCCTCTTTTTTAGCCTTATACAGCTTATTTTCAAGCTCTTCCAAAGATATTATCTCTTCTACACCTTTTAATATTATACTTAATTGCTCATCTACAGCTAACATGATGATCCTCCTTTTTATAAAATCAAAAAAGCCCCCATCCTCCATTTAAGAGGACGAGAGCTTATATCCCGTGTTACCACCCCAGATTTATCGACACCTCACGATGCCAACCTTATCAAGTACGACGCAAAAGCGTTTATACTTTAGCACTATAACGGGTGCAGGTTTCCGGCAACAGCCTACTTGGCATAAGGCCTTTTGGTGTGCAACTCAGAGATGTATTCAGAATACCATTCCTTGCCCCTCTCACCTACCGGGAACTCTCTGTAAGGACCATTGGCCTTCCTACTCTTTCTCATCACAGTCTTTATACGTTTTTTATATTATACATTGCATATATGAATAATGTCAATGTACAAAAAAATAATAGCTGTTCATTAAATATTCCTCGTTATATTTTTTAGCTAATCTGTATAAATACCTCTTTAGGCTATCAACACCCCCGCCTTCCATATATTTTTCAAGTCTCTTAAAAAATTCTCTTTTTTCAGTATCCGTTGCAATATCCTTAAAATATCCCCATATATGAAGAGCTGCATTCTTTTGTGCACCCATATCCTCCGGCATTTTTATAGCTTCGTCTATTTCTGCATAAAACCTCATAGGAGAGATGCTATCCTGCTTTAATATTTCCCGTATATTGTTATATTTTCTATGACTGAAGCTGAGAACTAGATACTTATATCTAGCCCACTCCTCCTCCAATACTTTTTTAGGTATGGAAGGGGATGTAAGATTTATGCATTTTAATGCCGACAGATTTTTATCCTTTACCTCGAGCATTATATCCACATCATCCAACCCATTATCCACAAGTCCATTATAAAACTTGATAAACTCAGCAGTATCTATGGTCTTAGAATGATATCCACTTCTACCGTCCCTATCCTGTTGGGAATAGTGTATCTTCTGCCTGCCATCTTCATTATGCCATGTACTTGAGCATATCCTTATCCAATCATATAATCCCCTATTATCATCTGCATTTATACTATGATGCAAAGTATCCAATACCACTGGGGTGCCCGTATTATATGATAACCCTAATACCTCTCCTATGTTGTAGTTTCTTTCATCATTTTCTATGACCAATCGTTCTTTTACTTCTTGGGGCAATTTATAAAAGTTATTTTGAAATCGATCCATAGCAAGATTCTTATCCCCATATACCCCGCCTACATGAAGTATAAGCTTGTGGGTGTTATCAAGTCCCATACACTCTAAAAGCCTGTTATGGTATTTAAGCTCTTCAATAGCCCTTTTTACCACATCACCATCTGGAGAGTTTATCACTGTATATTGTCCGGGATGTACTGATACCCTCATACCGCTATTTTTTATCTTTACTCCTATGGCATTTAATATATCATAATAATCCTCCCACCATTCTATATTATTTACCTGATGGGTGGCGAAGGGGATTATATCGGAGCTTATTCGATACAGCATTATATTATTTTCAATGTTATAATCTATTATATTCGACAGGGCGGCAAGATTTGCTTGGGTAATACTTCGCAATCTATCTTCAGTAGCATTTTTAAGCAGGCATCTGCTCATTTTGGTATCCTCCCGCCCTAACAATATACACGCATACCCTATGGACATATTATTTATCCTCCATATTTTGATTTTCCGCATAACTCTATAATACCATTCCATTTTGTATTCTAAACGTAAAATGACAAAATTACTATAAATACTTTATTTTTGATTATCATAAAAATAAAAGGTTATATATATTAATAGGAGTTAAAATAGAAGAGGGTGGATTATTTGAAATACGTAATATTAGGAAACAGTGCAGCAGGATTTTTTGCCGCTACTAAGCTAAGAGATATATGTGAAGATGATGAAATAGTAGTAATATCCAGGGAAAACACCCCTGTTTATTCAAAGATCATGCTTCCCTATTACATAGGTAACGAGATTACAAGGGACAAACTTTTCTTAAAAGATAAGAACTTTTATGATAAAAAGCATATAAAGCTTGTATTAGATAAAAACATTATGGCCATAGATACGGAAAAAAATATTATAATAGGAGAAGACGGCTGGAGTATGGCATATGATAAGCTTCTTATTGCTACAGGTGGCAGACCTTTTATACCACCAATAGATGGTATTGATAAGGTAGAGTTTTTTACTATAAACTCCATAGAAGATGCCGATCGAATAAAAGGCTGTGCCCAAACAGGCGGGAGAGCTATAGTGCTTGGAAGCGGGCTTACAGGTATCGAAATGTCTATAGCCCTATCTAATCTGGGCATGCATGTTACAATGCTTGAAATGGGAGATAGAATACTTCCTATGCAGCTAGATAATGATGCATCTAATATAATGGAGACGCAACTTAAAAAGCTTGGTATCTCCACCATGCTAAAAAATACCATACATAAGGTATACATAACTGATGAAGGCATAAAGAGAGCAGAACTTATGGATGGACAACAATTAGAATTCGATTTGTTACTCCTTGCAATAGGCACAAGACCAGATCTATCCATTATAGAAGGCACCTCAATTAAGCATAATAGAGGTATTCTGGTAAATGAATATATGGAGACATCAATAAAAAATATATATGCTGCCGGCGACATAGCTGAGATTAAATCGGATAAAAATGAAGGATATGTCTCAAGTTACATATGGCCAAATGCAATGGCTCAGGGAAGGTGCGCTGCCTCCAACATGGCTGGTAATCATGAGAGTTTTGATGGGGCAGCTTTTCAAAATGTAGTTCAAATACGAAATATGGACTTTTACTCCATGGGACTTATAAACCCAAATGATGATGGATATGACATCTTGATAAACTACGATAAAAACAATGGTATATACAAAAAAATAGTCATAAAGGATAATGCAATACTTGGCATGGTAATGCTAGGTGATACACTTCACACCACCGAAATATCGAATATTATAAAAAACAACAGGCAGGTATCAAAAGAACAGTTAGATACCTACCTCAGTATCCGATGATTCTTTTGATAAGCGCTCTATGCGCTTTTTATTTTTTATATAGAGTACCATATCGGTGGATACCATTATAGCATTTAATATATATAGGTATATAACAGCATCATAGCTATAAAATAGCTTGTGTAGTATACCTGATATATAGCCCATAACCAATATCATGAGGAAGGCAAAACTCTTGCCTTCTATTGACTTTGATTTATATGACTTATATATGGAAAATGGCCATGCTGCACCAAAGCACCCTAGCATAATAATCTCAAATATACTCATTCTAAGTTCCTCCAATCTCTAAAATAAGCCACGAATAATAAGGAGCACTCCAAATACTATTAGGGGAATACCAAATATGGCCCCTGCAATACTTATTGTAAATATAACTCCTACAAATACAAATATGGCACCTAATATAATAGCTACCACCCTACCTGTGAATTTTAAAATAAAGGTAAAAAAGCTCCATATGGCAGTCCATATACCAGCAATAGGCCAAAACATTATCCCCACCACCTTTCCCTTTTTTAATTTTAAAGTTCTTTTCCTATTCTATCATATTATAGCGTTTTTATATAGTTGACTAATTATAAAAGACACGGCAAAAGCATGAATACATTACTTCTAATTCCCTCACTTGAGGATTTTTTTAAATGCCAGTACAGCATTTATATAAAGCAATGAGTATACATTGTAAGAATTGGATCAATAACATCCATTACTCGATCAATTATATGCAAATTCGGTATAAAGTTTAAATATCCTCATTACTATTGATGCAGCTCGTTCATCTATTACTAAAAGGTACTTTTGTAATTAGTCCAGTCTCTTTTTGTCTAATCTCAAAGTTTGCTTTGATTTTTCTTGATAAGTCTTTTAAGCATCCCTTATTATACCAAAATATCAGTAGATTTTGATATAATAAGGGATACTTTACAAAAGTTATTGTTTCACACGCTGCGCCCATAAAAATAAAAAAGACAGCTGAGTAGCTATCTTTTTGTTTTACATGATGTAATTTCTTGATCCTTATACTATCTAGAAATTCAGGAAAGTTTATTTCGGGATCTTTTTATTCTGGACAGGAATTGAGAAGATTTGCTCCCTATTCTCATCTATATACTCAACTTTTATTATTATCTGATTGTTCTCAATGCAATAGTCTGGGCAAAAAATACTGAAATCCGCACTATAGCCAAAAAAACAGTCTCTCGCAAAGGGAGCAACTAAGGAATCATCAATTCGCTTTTTGATATTGTTGTCGAGGCCCGTTTGTTGATCACTTACGACATGCAGTTTATATCTCTCATTGATTTCATGATTTCTGCTGAACAGACCAATCCACGCATAATAATCGCTCGCTCCGTAACAAGCTACAATCCATGTGTTTTTATCAATTTTCTGAATATCGTTACTAGAGAAAGCAATAGGCTCTGAATGTTCAAGGCTGTTTAATAATACCTCATCAACGGGACGATAGTTCGATAAATGCTTCCTATAGCCCGAATTGGGATCACTAGCTTCTTTATACCATTCATCAAATGATCCAAAGCGCCTTTTATATTTTCTTGCCTCAATTTTTGGAGCAAGAGAATATAGAAAAACAATTAATATTATCACAACGCCTACTGTTAATAAAAACGTCCATTTTTTTGTTTAAACATATTCTTTTCACCTTCATTTATTCTGCAAATACAGTCTTCTAATTGAGAATATCTCATTTCACTTTTCATTTACATTTCTATATATAAATAATAGGATTTGAATCTATTATATTCTGAGCCCCAAAAGGATTAATATATAATCCCCCATCTTCTTCAAAAACAGTAACATTATACAATCCAGCTTTTTTAAAAGCTTTCTCTAATTCTACGCTTGTTGCACCTCCGTTCTTTATAACGATATCATCAATTAAAGTTTCTTCTTCAGCAGATAAGCATTCTTCCTGGGTATTAAAATAATCGTCATCATAAGAACGCCTAGTAATTACTCCTTCTTTTAATTCAGTATATTGAACAACCCCATTTTCATCGAGATATGCATATTCTAAAGTGCCATCAACATTTTCAAGTAAGTATATCGTAATGTTTTCTAAACTTGACATTTTCCAAGTTCCAACACCTTCTTCGAAACGTTCCTCTATAGTTACAGAATTATTAAAAATGAAGTCACTATCTAATGAACTTGCAAAAACATTTATTGGTTGCACTACCAACGCCAGAGCTACAAGTATAGTGCAAATAAGTTTTTTCATGGCTTACTTCTTAAAGTATTATAAGTAAACATAATTTTCCCCAAAATACAATTAGATTTAATAATAGACGGAATAATTAACTTATTAACCCTCATTTCTATATTTAGCTGCATATAGAAGTATGATGTATTGTGTGTATGTAACACTATTACATATATACCATATACTATTAATTCATCAAAATCAAGAGTAATTTATTTTTTCTTCGCGGCAAAAGTATGAATACATTTCCTTCTAATTCCCTCACTTGAGGATTTTTTTAAATGCCAGTGCAACTCCTTACTCATAGTTTTTGACCTCACTCTTTATTATTTTCTATGAACATTAGCCTACTATATATGTTTAGCTGTAATTTATTCCATGATAAAATATTCGTCCATGCTTTGCTATGTTATAAAAGGCAAAAATTTTGGGTAAAATGCTTTACAAATATGTTTTTTTTGCATACAATTAATATTAAATGAATTTTAAATGATATTTTGTCAAAAGCGATGACGGAGAAGAGTAGGAAGCCTTAAAAGTACAGCGAATCGGAAATGGTGAAAGCCCGATCTTGTTTAGACTACCGAAAATCACTCCTAAGCTGCAGTCTGAAATAAAAGTAGGATGGGCCGCTATCCCAGCGTTATCAGGGATGTGCAAAGAATTATTTTGTACATTTTGAGAGGGCATTTTTATGCCAAATCAGGTGGTACCACGAAAGCAACCTTTCGTCCTGCATAGGATGGAAGGTTTTTTTTATAAGGAATGGAGGTATTTAGATGTATGAAAAGGTATCGACAGATCTAAATTTTGTCGATCGTGAACAGGAAGTATTGGATTTCTGGGAACGGAATGATATATTTCAAAAAAGCGTTAAGCTAAGACAAGGTAGACCGGAATTTACATTCTATGACGGTCCCCCTACTGCTAATGGCAAACCCCATATAGGGCACATACTAACTAGAGTGATGAAAGACATAATTCCAAGGTATAAGACCATGAAGGGGTATAATGTGCTTAGGAAAGCAGGTTGGGATACCCATGGACTGCCAGTGGAACTGGAAGTCGAGAAGATGCTTGGCATAGATGGTAAACCAGAAATTGAAAAATACGGCATAGAACCATTTATAAAGGAATGTAAAAAAAGCGTATGGAAATATAAGGGTGAATGGGAGAGGATGAGCGACCGTGTAGGCTTCTGGGTTGATATGGATGATCCTTATATTACCTATGACAACAACTATATTGAATCTGTATGGTGGGCCCTTAAAGAAATTTGGGATAAAGATCTAATATACAAAGGACACAAGATAGTGCCATACTGCCCCAGATGTGGTACTTCCCTCTCCAGCCATGAAGTAGCACAGGGATATAAGGATGTAAATGAGCCATCCATATACGTAAAGTTCAAAGTAAAGGATGAGGACAACTTATATCTAATGGCTTGGACCACCACTCCATGGACGCTCCCATCAAACGTTGCATTAACGGTTAATCCTAATGAAACATACATCAAGGCAAGGCAGGGAGATGATGTATGTATCCTGGCAGAAGCATTGGCAAAGGATGTATTAGGTGAAGATTTTGAAATAGTGGATAGGTTCATGGGTAAAGACTTAAAGGGTATGGAATATATACCGCTATTTGATTTTGCAAAGCCTGAAAAAAAGGCATATTATGTAGTAACTGGAGATTTTGTTACCCTTACAGATGGTACTGGCATAGTCCACACAGCTCCCGCCTTTGGTGAAGATGACGCTAGGGTAGGACGGGAAAATGACCTGCCATTTGTGCAGCTGGTAAATGAACAAGGAAAGTTTGTAGATGCAGTAGAACCATGGAAGGGTGTATTCGTAAAGGATGCAGATCCCCTTATCATAAAGGATCTTGAAAAAAGAGGACTTTTGCATAAGATAGAGGATTATGAGCACTCCTATCCCTTCTGCTGGCGTTGTGATACTCCTCTTTTATATTATGCACGGGACACCTGGTTTATAAGAATGACAGAGCTTAGGGACAATCTCTTAAAGAACAATAACACTGTAAACTGGCTGCCTGATAATATAAAGGAAGGACGATTTGGAAACTTCCTTGATAATGTTGTGGATTGGGGCTTAAGCCGTGAAAGATATTGGGGTACTCCCCTACCCATATGGGAGTGCGAATGCGGTCACAGGCATATGATAGGCAGCATAGCAGAGCTCAAGGAAATGGGTGAAAATGTACCAGATGCCATAGAACTTCATAGACCATATATAGATAATATATTCATAAAATGCCCCAAGTGTGGAGGCAATATGAAGAGGGTTCCAGAGGTTATAGACTGCTGGTTCGATTCAGGTTCTATGCCATTTGCACAATGGCACTATCCATTTGAAAATAAGGAGATCTTTGAAAACAGATATCCTGCTGACTTTATAAGTGAAGCAATCGATCAAACCAGGGGCTGGTTTTACACACTAATGGCCATCTCCACATTGTTGTTTGATAAAGCACCTTATAAAAATGTCATAGTGCTAGGCCATGTGCAAGACAAAGACGGTCAAAAGATGAGTAAACACAAAGGCAATGTTGTAGATCCATGGGATGTACTCGATAAACAAGGAGCCGATGCAGTAAGATGGTATTTCTATACCAGTAGTGCACCATGGCTGCCCAGCCGGTTCTACCCTGAAGCAGTAAGTGAAGCTCAAAGAAAATTCATGGGTACATTATGGAATACCTATGCATTCTTTGTGCTGTATGCCAATATAGATAACTTTAATCCAAAGGATTATAAGTTGGAATACGACAAGCTAGAAGTTATAGATAAATGGATACTCTCAAGGCTCAACTCCCTAATAGAATATGTAGAGCAAAATCTTGATAACTATCGCATCACCGAACCTGCTAGGGCTATACAGAGTTTTGTGGACGATCTAAGTAACTGGTATGTAAGAAGGAGCAGAGAGCGTTTCTGGGCATCTGATATGCCACAGGATAAGATAAATGCATTTATGACCCTCTATACGGTGCTAGAAACTTTGGCAAGACTTACCGCCCCCTTCGTACCATTTGTAGCAGAAAAGATGTATCAAAATCTGGTGAAGACCATAGACAAAACTGCACCTGAGAGCGTGCACCTATGTGATTTTCCAGAAGCCAACAAAGAGTTCATAGATAAAGAACTAGAAAAGAACATGGACTATGTGCTAAAGCTGGTAGTAGAAGGTCGAGCCTGCCGAAACAAGGCCAATATAAAGAACCGTCAACCCATAGGCACCATGTATGTAAAAGCCGATATGGAGCTACCTGATATGTTTAAAGCGCTGGTTGCAGATGAACTCAATATAAAAAAGATAGTATTTACAGATGATGTATCTGCCTTTTCCACCTATCTCTTTAAGCCACAGCTAAAGACGGTAGGTCCGAAATATGGAAAATTGGTACCTAAGATCAGAGAAGCACTAGTTTCTTCTGACGGTAATGAATTAATGGCTAGATTCAAAAAAGATGGCAAGATAGAGCTCCAAGTAGAAGACCAAAATGTGGAATTGGCCATAGACGATGTGCTATATGAATGTATAGATGCGGAAGGCATGATAGCCGAATCCGACTATGATATCACCGTAGTTTTGGATACCAACCTGACTCCAGAACTTATAGAAGAAGGATTTGTCAGGGAGATAATAAGCAAGATCCAGACTATGCGTAAAGAAGCGGATTTTGATATACTTGATAATATATATGTATATTATACCGGTAACGATAGGATAGCCGATATAATGACAAATAATAAAGAAGAAATAAAAAAGGAGGTGCTTGGAAAAGACCTTATTGGTCAGGCGGGAGAAGGTTATACCAAAGAATGGAATATAAATGGAGAGCATGTAACCTTTACCGTAAAAAAAGCGTAAAAAAATAGCCTGTAGGATTAAAATCCTACAGGCTATTTTTTTATATAGACACATAATTATATACTATCTATAGTTTCTATTATTCCTCTGTTGTTTTCTTGCTTTTCTGCAAGCTGGGCATCTCTGAGGCTCGTTCTCAAAACCTTTTTCTTTGTAGAACTCCTGCTCACCTTCAGTAAATACAAACTCAGCTCCGCAATCCTTGCATACTATTGTCTTATCTGCCATTTCAACAATCCTCCTTTTCCTGAATATTCAATTAAGATCTTAACCGATTAACAATAAACACTCCCTTGAAAAAAGAGGATATGTTGTTTCTCATGTTAAATCTTACATACAAATCGTATTATAGCATATTGAATATCAATATGCAAACTTTTTTTGCCAGTATCTAAAACATACTCAGTTGCTCTACATCTCCCAGTCTTGCCAGCACTTGAGGATCCTTGTCTTTAAAAAAAGCATATTTTATTTCCTTATCTTTAGTAAATATTTGTGTTTCATTATCCTTGGACGGACGCAGTCTGCAGCTATAAACTACGGGAAAGAAATCTCTTATATACTTTCCTTCACCATGAGCAGTCAGTGCTATTATTTGAAACCCTAACTGTTCAGCTATAAAAAATACTGGGTCTAATACATGATCACTGGAAGCTTTACCAAATGGATTATCCAAAATAACAGTACGATATCTTTTTTGATTAGAAGAGATGTCTTGACTTTTTTCTGCAAGATAATTTAATATACCCAAGAATAGTGTCATATTTTTACTCCATTTTTCTCCTCCAGACCAACGATTAGATTTTTCCCAGGATATGGGCATACTATTTATCTTTCCATCATTTGTTACCTTCCTACATTTGACCTTTATTCGTTCATTACCCATCACAATTCTAAGCAATTCTTTACCTTGAAATTTTTCTTCTATATATTTTCTTATAGATATTATGTTTTCATTACCCAATTCATCTTTAAAGCGTGTATCCTCTATATCTTTTAACAACCAATTTACATAATTCCTAAGTTTTTGTTTCCCTATCTCATCCTCCCAAGTAGGAACATCTATTGTATATATTGTTTTCCAATTATCATCCACTTTTATCCTAGTCTTTTTAGATATATTTTCAAGTTCCTCTGCCAAGTTTTTTAAATATGAGTATAGATGGCTTATAAACTGATTTATTTCTTTATCATGTTGCATCATATCTTCTTCCAATATCCTAATTGTTTTATCAATATTTTTATCCATAATCTTCTGCCATTCAACTAGCTCTTCAAAATTTTCTCTATTGCTAATACCTGAAATAGCCATATTCTTAAGTTTTGGATCTGATATATGATTTTCACAAAAAGATTGAAATTCCGCCCTTCCTTTTGAAACCCTGGCCT
Coding sequences within it:
- a CDS encoding zinc-ribbon domain-containing protein; the encoded protein is MADKTIVCKDCGAEFVFTEGEQEFYKEKGFENEPQRCPACRKARKQQRNNRNYR
- the ileS gene encoding isoleucine--tRNA ligase encodes the protein MYEKVSTDLNFVDREQEVLDFWERNDIFQKSVKLRQGRPEFTFYDGPPTANGKPHIGHILTRVMKDIIPRYKTMKGYNVLRKAGWDTHGLPVELEVEKMLGIDGKPEIEKYGIEPFIKECKKSVWKYKGEWERMSDRVGFWVDMDDPYITYDNNYIESVWWALKEIWDKDLIYKGHKIVPYCPRCGTSLSSHEVAQGYKDVNEPSIYVKFKVKDEDNLYLMAWTTTPWTLPSNVALTVNPNETYIKARQGDDVCILAEALAKDVLGEDFEIVDRFMGKDLKGMEYIPLFDFAKPEKKAYYVVTGDFVTLTDGTGIVHTAPAFGEDDARVGRENDLPFVQLVNEQGKFVDAVEPWKGVFVKDADPLIIKDLEKRGLLHKIEDYEHSYPFCWRCDTPLLYYARDTWFIRMTELRDNLLKNNNTVNWLPDNIKEGRFGNFLDNVVDWGLSRERYWGTPLPIWECECGHRHMIGSIAELKEMGENVPDAIELHRPYIDNIFIKCPKCGGNMKRVPEVIDCWFDSGSMPFAQWHYPFENKEIFENRYPADFISEAIDQTRGWFYTLMAISTLLFDKAPYKNVIVLGHVQDKDGQKMSKHKGNVVDPWDVLDKQGADAVRWYFYTSSAPWLPSRFYPEAVSEAQRKFMGTLWNTYAFFVLYANIDNFNPKDYKLEYDKLEVIDKWILSRLNSLIEYVEQNLDNYRITEPARAIQSFVDDLSNWYVRRSRERFWASDMPQDKINAFMTLYTVLETLARLTAPFVPFVAEKMYQNLVKTIDKTAPESVHLCDFPEANKEFIDKELEKNMDYVLKLVVEGRACRNKANIKNRQPIGTMYVKADMELPDMFKALVADELNIKKIVFTDDVSAFSTYLFKPQLKTVGPKYGKLVPKIREALVSSDGNELMARFKKDGKIELQVEDQNVELAIDDVLYECIDAEGMIAESDYDITVVLDTNLTPELIEEGFVREIISKIQTMRKEADFDILDNIYVYYTGNDRIADIMTNNKEEIKKEVLGKDLIGQAGEGYTKEWNINGEHVTFTVKKA